From a single Nostoc edaphicum CCNP1411 genomic region:
- a CDS encoding DUF429 domain-containing protein, with amino-acid sequence MKFIGIDLGWRSQPSGLCCLELIDGQLQLLDLDRKEAIADILIWIDESVQPEEPAIIAVDAPTLIPNATGSRLPDKLSHKYFGKYHAGCYPANQNLPFAERTINFGLELESRGFAHAPTIEPQKLSRYQIEVFPHPAIVNLFNLERILKYKKGRLNERRLELIKLQNYLLDILPSFSPPLRFCGSFVLEIPTTGAALKATEDKLDSLICAYVAAYWWYWGEQRNLVLGDRTTGYIVIPQRILA; translated from the coding sequence ATGAAATTTATTGGCATTGATTTAGGCTGGCGATCGCAACCAAGTGGACTATGCTGTTTAGAATTGATAGATGGACAACTACAATTACTCGATCTAGACCGCAAAGAAGCCATTGCAGACATCCTTATCTGGATCGATGAAAGTGTACAACCAGAGGAACCAGCCATCATCGCCGTAGACGCACCTACCCTCATACCCAACGCCACCGGGAGTCGCCTCCCCGATAAACTTAGCCACAAATACTTTGGTAAATATCATGCGGGATGCTACCCAGCTAATCAAAATTTACCCTTTGCAGAGCGCACCATCAACTTTGGCTTAGAATTAGAATCACGCGGTTTTGCACACGCACCCACCATTGAACCGCAAAAACTTAGCAGATATCAAATAGAAGTCTTTCCCCACCCAGCAATTGTTAACCTATTCAACTTAGAACGCATCCTCAAATACAAAAAAGGACGCCTCAATGAACGCCGCCTAGAACTAATTAAACTCCAAAATTATCTTCTCGATATCCTCCCCTCCTTCTCTCCTCCTCTGCGCTTCTGCGGTTCCTTCGTTCTCGAAATTCCTACCACAGGCGCGGCTCTCAAAGCAACTGAAGATAAACTAGATAGCTTAATTTGCGCCTATGTTGCTGCATACTGGTGGTATTGGGGAGAACAGCGTAACTTGGTATTAGGCGATCGCACCACTGGCTACATTGTCATCCCCCAGAGAATATTAGCCTAA